One genomic window of Cannabis sativa cultivar Pink pepper isolate KNU-18-1 chromosome 2, ASM2916894v1, whole genome shotgun sequence includes the following:
- the LOC133034226 gene encoding uncharacterized protein LOC133034226: protein MVFLRISPMKGIKRFGKKGKLSPRFIGPFEILERIWQVAYRLTMPQALAAIHDVFHISMLRKYVSNSSHILSYEALELQPDSSYEEQPVQILDRREKVLRSKTAALVKVLWRNSKVEEETWELETDMQ, encoded by the coding sequence atggtatttctccgaatatctccaATGAAAGGCATTAAACGCTTTGGTAAGAAgggaaagcttagcccgaggttcattggaccttttgaaatccttgaaaGGATatggcaagtagcgtacaggttgacTATGCCCCAAGCGCTGGCAGCTATACATGATGTGTTTCACatttcaatgcttcggaagtatGTCTCAAACTCGTCCCATATACTGAGTTACGAAGCATTAGAACTTCAGCCAGACTcgtcatacgaggaacaaccgGTGCAAATACtcgatagaagagagaaagtcttgagaagcaagacagcTGCACTGGTTAAAGTACTGTGGAGaaacagtaaagtggaagaggaaacctgggaactcgagacggatatgcaatAG